The Dreissena polymorpha isolate Duluth1 chromosome 10, UMN_Dpol_1.0, whole genome shotgun sequence genome includes a region encoding these proteins:
- the LOC127848287 gene encoding matrilin-4-like isoform X1, whose amino-acid sequence MCTCLKVTSLWIVLATANITYSEKCSTSTMADIVFMVDGSGSVGSAGFQSAKAFMSQFVDLFNIGPSHTQIGVMIYSSQITFPILLKSYSDANELKNAINGISYQGGSEDTSEALRQLVSTMFIETNGKRSNATQIVIIVTDGAADSSTVSESNNVKCKSVVIYVASVTTYSGGIFDQVASGIKYFMSINDYSYLQTLVGPLAVAACEALHTCLPTTCQNGGTCHVGSTAYSCECPAIYTGWHCDLSICSASPCGNRGQCKIEGNTWKCTCYAGYTGATCSTNIDECASSHCVHGTCSDRLNEYTCHCEPGYTGIHCEQDIDECVSGPCVHGTCHDHVTAFSCTCSAGYTGILCEKNINECESSPSQNGGACIDKVNMFECVCADGYYNLQCETNICQPTMADVIFLLDSSVSQSRDQFTRQLDFVNQFIDHVVVGTENFQFAVVTFSFAAKVEIRLAEFNDNATLKEAVRNISFRPGGTFTHKGLQTVSQLVANSSSARPFNHSARRYVVLLTDGMSINRAETKRVAKSLKQQIFKLIAIGVGPEVSHRELLDIASLGDKRTPQYVFAVSNFNALFTIVAQLVHLTCQECTWDTATDVVFLIDMSTGMSQVEVDLGIDAMTYLLNALLDTRYNTTVRAALLSYGNEFRVHRTLDEPMESLRDYIQILTVPKYCDASGDDDCDVIRSLSRAFAHLNTSMFKNNENNTREVIVMISNGRHDIDTSVRALANDLVRTGKIVLAIGVGDSWKVDSFKQMVEDPSHIYTVESKESVNVLDSVMTEIVYSSCALSNDFNNKP is encoded by the exons ATGTGCACCTGCTTGAAAGTTACTTCTCTTTGGATTGTATTAGCAACCGCGAACATAACTTACTCTGAAA AATGCAGCACATCGACGATGGCGGATATAGTGTTCATGGTGGACGGGTCTGGAAGCGTTGGCTCTGCGGGCTTCCAGTCCGCCAAGGCGTTCATGTCGCAATTTGTTGACCTTTTCAACATAGGTCCATCCCACACGCAGATTGGGGTCATGATTTATTCGAGCCAGATAACCTTCCCAATACTTTTAAAGTCTTATTCGGACGCGAACGaattaaaaaatgcaataaacgGAATAAg CTATCAAGGCGGCAGCGAGGATACTTCTGAAGCCCTTAGGCAGCTGGTGTCTACCATGTTCATAGAAACCAATGGCAAGAGGAGCAACGCTACACAAATCGTTATTATTGTCACCGACGGT GCGGCTGACTCATCGACTGTTTCCGAGTCAAACAATGTGAAATGCAAAAGCGTCGTTATTTACGTAGCGTCTGTGACCACGTACTCCGGCGGCATCTTTGATCAAGTGGCGTCCGGGATAAAGTATTTTATGTCGATAAATGACTACAGCTATCTGCAGACGCTAGTGGGGCCATTGGCTGTGGCCGCGTGTGAGG CGCTCCACACTTGCCTTCCAACCACGTGTCAGAATGGCGGCACGTGTCACGTGGGCAGTACGGCCTACAGCTGTGAGTGTCCCGCAATATACACCGGCTGGCACTGCGACCTCT CAATATGTTCTGCTAGTCCGTGTGGAAATAGGGGCCAGTGCAAAATCGAAGGCAACACATGGAAATGCACGTGCTATGCTGGATACACTGGGGCAACCTGTTCTACTA ACATCGATGAGTGTGCGAGTTCTCACTGCGTACATGGCACGTGCTCTGACCGGTTGAACGAGTACACGTGTCACTGCGAACCAGGCTACACCGGTATCCATTGTGAACAAG ATATTGACGAGTGTGTTTCCGGTCCATGCGTTCACGGCACGTGCCACGACCACGTGACTGCCTTCTCCTGCACGTGCAGTGCAGGGTATACAGGGATCCTGTGTGAGAAAA ACATCAACGAGTGCGAGAGTTCTCCCAGTCAGAACGGTGGGGCATGCATAGACAAAGTGAACATGTTTGAATGCGTATGCGCCGATGGATACTATAACCTGCAGTGTGAAACAA ATATCTGTCAGCCCACAATGGCGGACGTGATATTCCTTCTTGACTCATCTGTCAGCCAGTCCCGCGACCAGTTTACCAGACAGCTGGATTTCGTCAACCAGTTCATAGATCACGTGGTAGTCGGGACGGAGAACTTTCAGTTCGCAGTCGTCACGTTTTCCTTCGCGGCGAAAGTCGAGATAAGATTGGCCGAGTTCAACGACAACGCTACTTTGAAGGAAGCCGTTAGGAACATATCATTCCG TCCCGGAGGAACATTTACACACAAGGGTTTGCAGACGGTGTCGCAACTTGTCGCTAATTCTTCATCCGCAAG GCCATTCAACCATTCTGCCCGACGCTATGTGGTTCTCTTGACGGACGGAATGTCGATCAACAGGGCAGAAACGAAGAGGGTTGCTAAAAGTCTGAAACAACAGATCTTTAAACTGATAGCCATTG GGGTCGGTCCCGAGGTGTCCCATCGAGAGTTGCTGGATATAGCGTCTCTAGGTGACAAGAGGACGCCCCAGTACGTGTTCGCCGTCAGTAACTTCAATGCCCTTTTCACCATCGTGGCGCAGCTTGTTCACCTCACGTGTCAAG AATGCACATGGGACACGGCAACAGATGTTGTGTTTCTTATTGATATGTCGACGGGGATGTCGCAGGTGGAAGTGGACCTCGGAATCGACGCGATGACGTATTTGCTGAACGCACTTCTGGACACACGCTACAATACGACAGTACGGGCCGCTCTTCTATCCTATGGAAATGAGTTCCGCGTTCACCGTACACTGGATGAACCCATGGAGTCTCTACGAGATTACATACAGATACTGACTGTGCCTAAATATTGTGACGCAAGTGGTGACGACGATTGTGACGTCATTAGAAGTCTGTCACGAGCTTTTGCTCACTTGAATACaagcatgtttaaaaacaatgaaaataatactCGAGAGGTCATAGTTATGATCAGTAATGGTAGGCACGACATTGATACTTCAGTCCGGGCACTGGCCAACGACTTAGTCCGTACAGGAAAGATAGTGCTTGCGATTGGAGTCGGGGATAGTTGGAAGGTCGATTCCTTCAAACAGATGGTGGAAGATCCTTCTCACATCTACACCGTAGAGTCGAAGGAATCTGTGAACGTGCTGGACTCTGTTATGACGGAAATTGTATACAGCTCGTGCGCGCTTTCAAACGATTTTAATAATAAACCATAA
- the LOC127848287 gene encoding collagen alpha-5(VI) chain-like isoform X2 yields the protein MADIVFMVDGSGSVGSAGFQSAKAFMSQFVDLFNIGPSHTQIGVMIYSSQITFPILLKSYSDANELKNAINGISYQGGSEDTSEALRQLVSTMFIETNGKRSNATQIVIIVTDGAADSSTVSESNNVKCKSVVIYVASVTTYSGGIFDQVASGIKYFMSINDYSYLQTLVGPLAVAACEALHTCLPTTCQNGGTCHVGSTAYSCECPAIYTGWHCDLSICSASPCGNRGQCKIEGNTWKCTCYAGYTGATCSTNIDECASSHCVHGTCSDRLNEYTCHCEPGYTGIHCEQDIDECVSGPCVHGTCHDHVTAFSCTCSAGYTGILCEKNINECESSPSQNGGACIDKVNMFECVCADGYYNLQCETNICQPTMADVIFLLDSSVSQSRDQFTRQLDFVNQFIDHVVVGTENFQFAVVTFSFAAKVEIRLAEFNDNATLKEAVRNISFRPGGTFTHKGLQTVSQLVANSSSARPFNHSARRYVVLLTDGMSINRAETKRVAKSLKQQIFKLIAIGVGPEVSHRELLDIASLGDKRTPQYVFAVSNFNALFTIVAQLVHLTCQECTWDTATDVVFLIDMSTGMSQVEVDLGIDAMTYLLNALLDTRYNTTVRAALLSYGNEFRVHRTLDEPMESLRDYIQILTVPKYCDASGDDDCDVIRSLSRAFAHLNTSMFKNNENNTREVIVMISNGRHDIDTSVRALANDLVRTGKIVLAIGVGDSWKVDSFKQMVEDPSHIYTVESKESVNVLDSVMTEIVYSSCALSNDFNNKP from the exons ATGGCGGATATAGTGTTCATGGTGGACGGGTCTGGAAGCGTTGGCTCTGCGGGCTTCCAGTCCGCCAAGGCGTTCATGTCGCAATTTGTTGACCTTTTCAACATAGGTCCATCCCACACGCAGATTGGGGTCATGATTTATTCGAGCCAGATAACCTTCCCAATACTTTTAAAGTCTTATTCGGACGCGAACGaattaaaaaatgcaataaacgGAATAAg CTATCAAGGCGGCAGCGAGGATACTTCTGAAGCCCTTAGGCAGCTGGTGTCTACCATGTTCATAGAAACCAATGGCAAGAGGAGCAACGCTACACAAATCGTTATTATTGTCACCGACGGT GCGGCTGACTCATCGACTGTTTCCGAGTCAAACAATGTGAAATGCAAAAGCGTCGTTATTTACGTAGCGTCTGTGACCACGTACTCCGGCGGCATCTTTGATCAAGTGGCGTCCGGGATAAAGTATTTTATGTCGATAAATGACTACAGCTATCTGCAGACGCTAGTGGGGCCATTGGCTGTGGCCGCGTGTGAGG CGCTCCACACTTGCCTTCCAACCACGTGTCAGAATGGCGGCACGTGTCACGTGGGCAGTACGGCCTACAGCTGTGAGTGTCCCGCAATATACACCGGCTGGCACTGCGACCTCT CAATATGTTCTGCTAGTCCGTGTGGAAATAGGGGCCAGTGCAAAATCGAAGGCAACACATGGAAATGCACGTGCTATGCTGGATACACTGGGGCAACCTGTTCTACTA ACATCGATGAGTGTGCGAGTTCTCACTGCGTACATGGCACGTGCTCTGACCGGTTGAACGAGTACACGTGTCACTGCGAACCAGGCTACACCGGTATCCATTGTGAACAAG ATATTGACGAGTGTGTTTCCGGTCCATGCGTTCACGGCACGTGCCACGACCACGTGACTGCCTTCTCCTGCACGTGCAGTGCAGGGTATACAGGGATCCTGTGTGAGAAAA ACATCAACGAGTGCGAGAGTTCTCCCAGTCAGAACGGTGGGGCATGCATAGACAAAGTGAACATGTTTGAATGCGTATGCGCCGATGGATACTATAACCTGCAGTGTGAAACAA ATATCTGTCAGCCCACAATGGCGGACGTGATATTCCTTCTTGACTCATCTGTCAGCCAGTCCCGCGACCAGTTTACCAGACAGCTGGATTTCGTCAACCAGTTCATAGATCACGTGGTAGTCGGGACGGAGAACTTTCAGTTCGCAGTCGTCACGTTTTCCTTCGCGGCGAAAGTCGAGATAAGATTGGCCGAGTTCAACGACAACGCTACTTTGAAGGAAGCCGTTAGGAACATATCATTCCG TCCCGGAGGAACATTTACACACAAGGGTTTGCAGACGGTGTCGCAACTTGTCGCTAATTCTTCATCCGCAAG GCCATTCAACCATTCTGCCCGACGCTATGTGGTTCTCTTGACGGACGGAATGTCGATCAACAGGGCAGAAACGAAGAGGGTTGCTAAAAGTCTGAAACAACAGATCTTTAAACTGATAGCCATTG GGGTCGGTCCCGAGGTGTCCCATCGAGAGTTGCTGGATATAGCGTCTCTAGGTGACAAGAGGACGCCCCAGTACGTGTTCGCCGTCAGTAACTTCAATGCCCTTTTCACCATCGTGGCGCAGCTTGTTCACCTCACGTGTCAAG AATGCACATGGGACACGGCAACAGATGTTGTGTTTCTTATTGATATGTCGACGGGGATGTCGCAGGTGGAAGTGGACCTCGGAATCGACGCGATGACGTATTTGCTGAACGCACTTCTGGACACACGCTACAATACGACAGTACGGGCCGCTCTTCTATCCTATGGAAATGAGTTCCGCGTTCACCGTACACTGGATGAACCCATGGAGTCTCTACGAGATTACATACAGATACTGACTGTGCCTAAATATTGTGACGCAAGTGGTGACGACGATTGTGACGTCATTAGAAGTCTGTCACGAGCTTTTGCTCACTTGAATACaagcatgtttaaaaacaatgaaaataatactCGAGAGGTCATAGTTATGATCAGTAATGGTAGGCACGACATTGATACTTCAGTCCGGGCACTGGCCAACGACTTAGTCCGTACAGGAAAGATAGTGCTTGCGATTGGAGTCGGGGATAGTTGGAAGGTCGATTCCTTCAAACAGATGGTGGAAGATCCTTCTCACATCTACACCGTAGAGTCGAAGGAATCTGTGAACGTGCTGGACTCTGTTATGACGGAAATTGTATACAGCTCGTGCGCGCTTTCAAACGATTTTAATAATAAACCATAA
- the LOC127848287 gene encoding sushi, von Willebrand factor type A, EGF and pentraxin domain-containing protein 1-like isoform X4 yields the protein MSINDYSYLQTLVGPLAVAACEALHTCLPTTCQNGGTCHVGSTAYSCECPAIYTGWHCDLSICSASPCGNRGQCKIEGNTWKCTCYAGYTGATCSTNIDECASSHCVHGTCSDRLNEYTCHCEPGYTGIHCEQDIDECVSGPCVHGTCHDHVTAFSCTCSAGYTGILCEKNINECESSPSQNGGACIDKVNMFECVCADGYYNLQCETNICQPTMADVIFLLDSSVSQSRDQFTRQLDFVNQFIDHVVVGTENFQFAVVTFSFAAKVEIRLAEFNDNATLKEAVRNISFRPGGTFTHKGLQTVSQLVANSSSARPFNHSARRYVVLLTDGMSINRAETKRVAKSLKQQIFKLIAIGVGPEVSHRELLDIASLGDKRTPQYVFAVSNFNALFTIVAQLVHLTCQECTWDTATDVVFLIDMSTGMSQVEVDLGIDAMTYLLNALLDTRYNTTVRAALLSYGNEFRVHRTLDEPMESLRDYIQILTVPKYCDASGDDDCDVIRSLSRAFAHLNTSMFKNNENNTREVIVMISNGRHDIDTSVRALANDLVRTGKIVLAIGVGDSWKVDSFKQMVEDPSHIYTVESKESVNVLDSVMTEIVYSSCALSNDFNNKP from the exons ATGTCGATAAATGACTACAGCTATCTGCAGACGCTAGTGGGGCCATTGGCTGTGGCCGCGTGTGAGG CGCTCCACACTTGCCTTCCAACCACGTGTCAGAATGGCGGCACGTGTCACGTGGGCAGTACGGCCTACAGCTGTGAGTGTCCCGCAATATACACCGGCTGGCACTGCGACCTCT CAATATGTTCTGCTAGTCCGTGTGGAAATAGGGGCCAGTGCAAAATCGAAGGCAACACATGGAAATGCACGTGCTATGCTGGATACACTGGGGCAACCTGTTCTACTA ACATCGATGAGTGTGCGAGTTCTCACTGCGTACATGGCACGTGCTCTGACCGGTTGAACGAGTACACGTGTCACTGCGAACCAGGCTACACCGGTATCCATTGTGAACAAG ATATTGACGAGTGTGTTTCCGGTCCATGCGTTCACGGCACGTGCCACGACCACGTGACTGCCTTCTCCTGCACGTGCAGTGCAGGGTATACAGGGATCCTGTGTGAGAAAA ACATCAACGAGTGCGAGAGTTCTCCCAGTCAGAACGGTGGGGCATGCATAGACAAAGTGAACATGTTTGAATGCGTATGCGCCGATGGATACTATAACCTGCAGTGTGAAACAA ATATCTGTCAGCCCACAATGGCGGACGTGATATTCCTTCTTGACTCATCTGTCAGCCAGTCCCGCGACCAGTTTACCAGACAGCTGGATTTCGTCAACCAGTTCATAGATCACGTGGTAGTCGGGACGGAGAACTTTCAGTTCGCAGTCGTCACGTTTTCCTTCGCGGCGAAAGTCGAGATAAGATTGGCCGAGTTCAACGACAACGCTACTTTGAAGGAAGCCGTTAGGAACATATCATTCCG TCCCGGAGGAACATTTACACACAAGGGTTTGCAGACGGTGTCGCAACTTGTCGCTAATTCTTCATCCGCAAG GCCATTCAACCATTCTGCCCGACGCTATGTGGTTCTCTTGACGGACGGAATGTCGATCAACAGGGCAGAAACGAAGAGGGTTGCTAAAAGTCTGAAACAACAGATCTTTAAACTGATAGCCATTG GGGTCGGTCCCGAGGTGTCCCATCGAGAGTTGCTGGATATAGCGTCTCTAGGTGACAAGAGGACGCCCCAGTACGTGTTCGCCGTCAGTAACTTCAATGCCCTTTTCACCATCGTGGCGCAGCTTGTTCACCTCACGTGTCAAG AATGCACATGGGACACGGCAACAGATGTTGTGTTTCTTATTGATATGTCGACGGGGATGTCGCAGGTGGAAGTGGACCTCGGAATCGACGCGATGACGTATTTGCTGAACGCACTTCTGGACACACGCTACAATACGACAGTACGGGCCGCTCTTCTATCCTATGGAAATGAGTTCCGCGTTCACCGTACACTGGATGAACCCATGGAGTCTCTACGAGATTACATACAGATACTGACTGTGCCTAAATATTGTGACGCAAGTGGTGACGACGATTGTGACGTCATTAGAAGTCTGTCACGAGCTTTTGCTCACTTGAATACaagcatgtttaaaaacaatgaaaataatactCGAGAGGTCATAGTTATGATCAGTAATGGTAGGCACGACATTGATACTTCAGTCCGGGCACTGGCCAACGACTTAGTCCGTACAGGAAAGATAGTGCTTGCGATTGGAGTCGGGGATAGTTGGAAGGTCGATTCCTTCAAACAGATGGTGGAAGATCCTTCTCACATCTACACCGTAGAGTCGAAGGAATCTGTGAACGTGCTGGACTCTGTTATGACGGAAATTGTATACAGCTCGTGCGCGCTTTCAAACGATTTTAATAATAAACCATAA
- the LOC127848287 gene encoding collagen alpha-1(XII) chain-like isoform X3 — MCTCLKVTSLWIVLATANITYSEKCSTSTMADIVFMVDGSGSVGSAGFQSAKAFMSQFVDLFNIGPSHTQIGVMIYSSQITFPILLKSYSDANELKNAINGISYQGGSEDTSEALRQLVSTMFIETNGKRSNATQIVIIVTDGAADSSTVSESNNVKCKSVVIYVASVTTYSGGIFDQVASGIKYFMSINDYSYLQTLVGPLAVAACEALHTCLPTTCQNGGTCHVGSTAYSCECPAIYTGWHCDLSICSASPCGNRGQCKIEGNTWKCTCYAGYTGATCSTNINECESSPSQNGGACIDKVNMFECVCADGYYNLQCETNICQPTMADVIFLLDSSVSQSRDQFTRQLDFVNQFIDHVVVGTENFQFAVVTFSFAAKVEIRLAEFNDNATLKEAVRNISFRPGGTFTHKGLQTVSQLVANSSSARPFNHSARRYVVLLTDGMSINRAETKRVAKSLKQQIFKLIAIGVGPEVSHRELLDIASLGDKRTPQYVFAVSNFNALFTIVAQLVHLTCQECTWDTATDVVFLIDMSTGMSQVEVDLGIDAMTYLLNALLDTRYNTTVRAALLSYGNEFRVHRTLDEPMESLRDYIQILTVPKYCDASGDDDCDVIRSLSRAFAHLNTSMFKNNENNTREVIVMISNGRHDIDTSVRALANDLVRTGKIVLAIGVGDSWKVDSFKQMVEDPSHIYTVESKESVNVLDSVMTEIVYSSCALSNDFNNKP, encoded by the exons ATGTGCACCTGCTTGAAAGTTACTTCTCTTTGGATTGTATTAGCAACCGCGAACATAACTTACTCTGAAA AATGCAGCACATCGACGATGGCGGATATAGTGTTCATGGTGGACGGGTCTGGAAGCGTTGGCTCTGCGGGCTTCCAGTCCGCCAAGGCGTTCATGTCGCAATTTGTTGACCTTTTCAACATAGGTCCATCCCACACGCAGATTGGGGTCATGATTTATTCGAGCCAGATAACCTTCCCAATACTTTTAAAGTCTTATTCGGACGCGAACGaattaaaaaatgcaataaacgGAATAAg CTATCAAGGCGGCAGCGAGGATACTTCTGAAGCCCTTAGGCAGCTGGTGTCTACCATGTTCATAGAAACCAATGGCAAGAGGAGCAACGCTACACAAATCGTTATTATTGTCACCGACGGT GCGGCTGACTCATCGACTGTTTCCGAGTCAAACAATGTGAAATGCAAAAGCGTCGTTATTTACGTAGCGTCTGTGACCACGTACTCCGGCGGCATCTTTGATCAAGTGGCGTCCGGGATAAAGTATTTTATGTCGATAAATGACTACAGCTATCTGCAGACGCTAGTGGGGCCATTGGCTGTGGCCGCGTGTGAGG CGCTCCACACTTGCCTTCCAACCACGTGTCAGAATGGCGGCACGTGTCACGTGGGCAGTACGGCCTACAGCTGTGAGTGTCCCGCAATATACACCGGCTGGCACTGCGACCTCT CAATATGTTCTGCTAGTCCGTGTGGAAATAGGGGCCAGTGCAAAATCGAAGGCAACACATGGAAATGCACGTGCTATGCTGGATACACTGGGGCAACCTGTTCTACTA ACATCAACGAGTGCGAGAGTTCTCCCAGTCAGAACGGTGGGGCATGCATAGACAAAGTGAACATGTTTGAATGCGTATGCGCCGATGGATACTATAACCTGCAGTGTGAAACAA ATATCTGTCAGCCCACAATGGCGGACGTGATATTCCTTCTTGACTCATCTGTCAGCCAGTCCCGCGACCAGTTTACCAGACAGCTGGATTTCGTCAACCAGTTCATAGATCACGTGGTAGTCGGGACGGAGAACTTTCAGTTCGCAGTCGTCACGTTTTCCTTCGCGGCGAAAGTCGAGATAAGATTGGCCGAGTTCAACGACAACGCTACTTTGAAGGAAGCCGTTAGGAACATATCATTCCG TCCCGGAGGAACATTTACACACAAGGGTTTGCAGACGGTGTCGCAACTTGTCGCTAATTCTTCATCCGCAAG GCCATTCAACCATTCTGCCCGACGCTATGTGGTTCTCTTGACGGACGGAATGTCGATCAACAGGGCAGAAACGAAGAGGGTTGCTAAAAGTCTGAAACAACAGATCTTTAAACTGATAGCCATTG GGGTCGGTCCCGAGGTGTCCCATCGAGAGTTGCTGGATATAGCGTCTCTAGGTGACAAGAGGACGCCCCAGTACGTGTTCGCCGTCAGTAACTTCAATGCCCTTTTCACCATCGTGGCGCAGCTTGTTCACCTCACGTGTCAAG AATGCACATGGGACACGGCAACAGATGTTGTGTTTCTTATTGATATGTCGACGGGGATGTCGCAGGTGGAAGTGGACCTCGGAATCGACGCGATGACGTATTTGCTGAACGCACTTCTGGACACACGCTACAATACGACAGTACGGGCCGCTCTTCTATCCTATGGAAATGAGTTCCGCGTTCACCGTACACTGGATGAACCCATGGAGTCTCTACGAGATTACATACAGATACTGACTGTGCCTAAATATTGTGACGCAAGTGGTGACGACGATTGTGACGTCATTAGAAGTCTGTCACGAGCTTTTGCTCACTTGAATACaagcatgtttaaaaacaatgaaaataatactCGAGAGGTCATAGTTATGATCAGTAATGGTAGGCACGACATTGATACTTCAGTCCGGGCACTGGCCAACGACTTAGTCCGTACAGGAAAGATAGTGCTTGCGATTGGAGTCGGGGATAGTTGGAAGGTCGATTCCTTCAAACAGATGGTGGAAGATCCTTCTCACATCTACACCGTAGAGTCGAAGGAATCTGTGAACGTGCTGGACTCTGTTATGACGGAAATTGTATACAGCTCGTGCGCGCTTTCAAACGATTTTAATAATAAACCATAA